The following DNA comes from Camelina sativa cultivar DH55 chromosome 14, Cs, whole genome shotgun sequence.
ATGTGGCCAAAGGGTTACCACACAACACAAGTCCCCTAAAATAACGGTGCAGAAGAAAGGCAAGTCGCTGTCACAGTTAAAGCTATCTGCAATCAGCAGCAGTCCAATCTCCGTTGGATTCTGCTCGAGCCTAATATATAAGGTGGGCTTTACCATTATTTTCTGCAGTTCTCCAGGCCCAATTCAAcaaagtttataatataaagGTTTAATCTTCTCGTTTAAGGGCACAGagagataaatataaaaagaccAAGTGACCAACAACACCAGAAATTGTATAAAAGTATCATTAGTTgctttgttgttatatattttttggcattcataatatttttgcaagtttttttattttatattataactcTGTAATCTGTATATTTTAATGTTCATGATTGTTTGCTATTTCTAACAATCGCAAAGGTAATAGATACACATGGAAGACTTGGTTGCgattttacttaatttgattAGTTATAGAAACATGCAACTTCTTATGGACGTCCATCCTTGTGCGTGGAAGTTTACCGATCGTCGATTTCACCAATATGCAAAATTTATACATATGTTATAGAGggtatttatatatgtatatgtctTCGAATTCCAAcgtatttttgtgtttctttcatttttatgttCAGTAAAATATACGTAAATTGTCTTGTTCTAGCAACtaaatcattatttttattttaaagtgtTCCTTAGTTTCCAAATCAAGGTTTTTCAAAGCGGTACTTAAACCAAATTGATTGAAAATGAGAAGGGATCACATGACAGTTGAGGATCGTTATATCTCTTGTAATCCTTTggattttatttcaatattatgatatttttgagCTTTGACTCAGAAAACATAAGGATCTTTagttatctttaaaaaaaaaaaatgtgtccAAAGTCTAGGGACTGGTTGTATTATATACAGCAATTAGGAGCATGTGGTGGATCAGTCGTAGAAACCATAATTAAAGTCGTCCGGACGGATCAGAAACAACAATGGACCACACTTTCTTACTTGTCTCCATATGCTAACACTTATACTCGAGACTGACTATTTTGAGGTTGTCCTCCTCATATTATTTCTAGATGTAGACcacacttctctttctctctctccctcgttTACCATTTACCATATACAACAACACTTAAAACTATACTTATTGCGAATACAGATGAATTCTCCTAAGTTTGATTTGTGGTGAATCAGTTAGTTGATAGGCTTAATGGTTACAGTGCGCCATAATATTACATGTTGAAAGTTCTCATAGGTGTATGTACTTTATTACGAAAGCATTATCATACTCACACTATTATTATTGGTCTCAATCGATATGATATAATGTGgtgataatatatatactagtacaAGTTAGAGCTGTAATGCTTTTTATTCTGTCAATCATTACCACCTCAATGATTTCGAATATCATCAAATCGAAATTTCTTAATCACTCTCTATCTAATTATTTACTTTGACCCTAATCATTATAATCTCTCCTCTGTTTATAACACTCACTTTTCTTCTGTTTAATTACCTTGTGATTCACTCTCACTTTTAACCCAAGAAAACTATCATatgctaactttttttttggttagtgtCAAATCCCATTGTTTatcatttagttatttattactaaatgaaaaaaagtttttgaaaaaaaaaagagaggaggaaGGTAATTTTTGTGACAAGTGCCAAGTGGTGTCTCTATCTGCATGGTCTTGTTATAGGAAATGAGCTGTTTAACTTTGTTTCTATTCAAGATTCCAACTTTTATCATATTTCATTGGTATTTTAATTCTATCCGCAGTTAATCAAAAGAGCTACTAGATGATGACCGTATGCTATTCTGTAGTTTATGGTCCATTCTCTTCACATTTTGTACGTTTACATGCTAGAGTTATTGTGATGATTTCAAAGCACAGAGAGGTGTCTCTATATCATCacttcacttctctctttaattTCATACtagactttttccttttttttttctttttttttgtcattcaataaaagaaaaaatataaatgattttatactAATTAGGGTTGTTATTCTCTGCTTTTCATTTGTACTTTTGGGAATATCTGTCAAATCAATTACTtaaataagaatattaataaattttgcaatTGATGTGCTTTATTtggttttgcaattaaaaattatatacagtcaaacctctataaattaataaagtcaggaccatgaaattttattaatttatagaattttaatttatcgattaattatattaatttaataagagattttctcattttcatattgaaaattttctattataaaataagatacttttgttatcattcacattttttaagaatttcttaatttataatcttagTTATCGTAATAGGATAAATATCAATTGTTTAAtagattatctaggtaaaaatgagaaatgttagaagtttagagtttataaaaaaattgttactactatccttcatggtaatggtaatgatgaagtcgcaGAAGATATTGCGGTATCTTAAAAACCAAttactaaagaagcaattattGCATCTATGACTTTTCATAATTTATTGATGcgatttgaaaatacaacaatgaaaaaaatagagatgagctccaacaagaatagacaaacaacaatagaatcatatttcactagattttcttatatatatatatattagtttatataattattaatttatgatattgatgagaccatatttttacataggatttccaaaaaaattattatcttattattttatcgtcATTTTTATATCGGCCCAATTTGggatcaaaaaaatttattaatttataacgaatattaatttaaagagtattaatttacgGAGGTTTTAATGTAGTAGGTTATTATTGTATAACATTCCAACACCATAAATGTTAACCTTTGCAGCTTATATTTCAccgttttattttaaaaaaatttaaagacgCATCTGGTGGAACATGAATTAAATGTCAATAGGATTTCGATAttcaatgaaaatgataaagtAGGTAATAACATTAGATAGATATACACatttttatgcaaaaacaaacattttaacaaaaccGAATGGTGACGACGATAATAATGTGGCCCAAAtacaatgattttattataattttgactAAATGCTTCCTAACACCATAAAcgaccaaaaacatttttttggaCGAATCAACACTGTATTAGTCAAAACCATTACTGATAATATTCTGAAACATTTTCAAATAAAGATTGTATTGGTCAATAAAATGAACCAATACTTATGGTTTAAATAGAAATTCATAAAACTTCAATTCCCGTAATGCATCCATCATCTATCTATGTACCGCACGGCatctacataaataaaaataaaattagtggAACTTTGACAAATATGGATAGTGCGATCAAACCCACATTtgcattttttgttatttgtatgATGTCACCATACAACATATTTGCAAAGgaataatataaaagaagaaaaagggtaaaaaagtaaaaaaaaaaaaaaaaaaaaaaggggaaatcGTGGGGGAAAGGAAGCAGAGTCGTTTTCAGATCGTGAACAGAAGCAGAGAAGCATAAGCACAGCATCAGAAGAATCcgtatctatctctctctttctactttgaccgttcctctcttctttttattcttcttcctcatcatcatcatcatcatcatcatcatcatcatctctacgAAGCTTTCTTCTACTTCGATTCCTACTTCTTCTCTCCCATTCCAAATCAATCTCCACCGCTCTCTCTCTAGGGTTCTTCCTTCAGGTATTCCAAATCAATCTCaatctctattttttgtttttgttttcctaaacccattttcatttttatttttaaaaattgttttaaacttaaaaatcaGAACTTTCTCTGCTTTTACCTCTCTGCAAAGACAGAGAGCCTTTTCTCTGTCTCTGGTTGTTGTACCTTTGTACCTTTTTTCTCTCCGTATACTCTCCATTGTCTGcccttttctcttctctcttttctttcaccttttcttatttttttctttcataatttCTCTGCTTCTTTCGAGGATGCTTCTAAAGACCGCTCTTTAATCTCATCTCCGACTAAAAAGtttgtctctttttgtttttgtttttttttttattgcagcAATAATATTACAGAAGCTGGTTTTGGCCATGGAACCCAATGGGTACaggaaagataaaagaaaggaaCAGCATTTGGGGAGAATGAATGGTAGTGATGTTGAGTCTGATCTTGATCCATGGACTGCATGGGCTTACAAGCCTCGCACCATCTCTCTTCTCCTTATTGGCGCTTGTTTTCTCATGTCAGTCATCTTTTATCTTTCCCCTCTTTTACTTTCTCTGCCTGTCCCATTTCTTGTTATTCCTTAATTTGGGTTTTCAATTTTGACTTTTTAGTTGGGCTAGTGGAGCTCTTGATCCTGAGAGCACTACTTCTGATGATCTTGTTACATCTGTCAAAAGGTGCTCTCTTTCCTTCTCCCCACAtcttgtttttccttcttttttttcccgtTTGCATCCATCAATTCAAACTAGTCTactatgttttttgtttctttgctagGGGAGTGTGGGCTATGATCGCTGTCTTTCTTGCTTACTCTCTGCTCCAAGCCCCTTCAACGTTTGTTTACACCATCTCAcctgtttaattaatttagctttctctttttataatgTAGAGGGTGGTTGGTGATACTTGTGCCGTGTCTTTAATCAAGTTATTTGCTTTATGCAGGGTTCTAATCAGGCCCCATCCTGCAATCTGGCGCTTAGTCCATGGGATGGCCGTCATTTACCTTGTTGCACTTACTTTTTGACTCTTTCAGGTCCACTTTTTTCCTCCATAAGATCCGTCTCATACAGTAGGACAGTACCCTTGCTTTGCCTATGCCTGTGGTTTATAGCTCTTATGAATTCTTATAGTTTAAAAAATTCTTGCTTCCAGAGACGTGATGATGCCCGTCAGTTCATGAAGTTTCTCCACCCTGACCTTGGAATAGGTAAGAGTTTCAGAGAGCAATGCTATTTATTCCCCTGCAATGATTGACCATTCTTATATTGAGTTTGCTTATGATGCAGAACTTCCTGAGAAATCATACGGTGCTGATTGCCGAATTTATGTGCCTGATCACCCAACAAACAGGTTTAAGAATCTTTATGTAGGGTATCTTCTCAACAACTCCCCTTTTATCTTAAACAACCTTCATATCATCTAAAGGCTTATGCTTTGGTTATATGTTCTCAGGACACAATATTTGATGAGTTTTTCTTGGCTCACATCTTTGGATGGTGGGGAAAAGCAATTCTGATCCGGAATCAGCCACTTCTGTGGGTGctttcaattggttttgagttattGGAGGTTGGTCCTTTTCTTCGTTTTCTTATGTTTCAGGTTTCAGTTTGATAATGACAAAGAAATGTATGTATTCCCCTGTATCACCAAAAATGTATGTTTATGTTCTCCAGCTTACTTTTCGGCATATGTTACCAAATTTCAACGAGTGCTGGTGGGATAGTATTGTTCTTGATATCTTGATATGCAATTGGTTTGGTATGATTCTTAAACCTCCTTGCCAATCTATACGCTGTGGTTTTAAGATGTTGTGGATAACAGTTTGTATTGTTTTAATGTTGGTAGGGATCTGGGCAGGAATGTATACAGTACGATACTTTGATGGAAAAACATATGAGTGGGTTGGCATTAGCCGCCAGCCTAACATTATTGGAAAAGTAGGGTTTGTTCAACCTTGAGAGTGCATACACATGGTCGTAGCCATTGAACTAGTGATGAgaattgtgttattttttttaggtgaAAAGGACACTGGGGCAGTTCACACCAGCTCATTGGGACAAAGACGAGTGGCATCCGCTGCAGGGACCTTGGCGTTTTATTCAAGTACTCACTCTTTGCATAGTCTTCTTGACAGTGGAGCTGAACACGTTCTTTCTCAAGTTTAGCCTGTGGATCCCTCCTAGAAACCCAGTGATTCTCTATAGGCTGATCTTGTGGTGGCTCATAGCGATACCAACAACACGGGAATACAATTCATATCTTCAAGACCGGTAAGCCTATATAGCAAATGTGATGTTGGTTGGTGTTAGCTGAGAAAAGAGTAATTGTATAACTGGCCAGTTTTGGTTGTTCGTAGGAAACCTGTAAAAAAGGTGGGAGCATTCTGTTGGCTGTCGCTGGGGATATGCATCGTAGAACTTCTCATCTGCATCAAATTTGGAAGTGGTAGGTGGTTCCTGACACATACTCTGCTTTATTTGTTTATGGTTACAGTTACATAGTGTGGAGAGTGTAAACAAACATTGGTTGTATGTATGATGGTGACACAAACAGGATTGTACCCAACAGAAATGCCATTGTGGGTAATGACACTTTGGGGAAGCGTGGGACTTGGACTTGTGGCCTTCTTGCTGTGTTGGACATGGAAGATCCAGAAGATCCTAGCGCAAAAGAGACGCTAAGCTCCATCAGTATTGCTGCGGAAGGAAGACGAGAGAGGTGAGACAGTGAATTGCAATATGGGGGTTTCTGTAAATAGGGAGGTGGGAGAAGAACAATGTAAATGCAATTTTCTCTTAGGGGGTAGTGTGTGATAATTCAACATTTACAAACCTTCCATCAATTCTTTCATGCATCAAAGTTGCTTTCATATTTGTTCTGCGGCCCTCTCAATCTGACAAAAACATGttggttttgaaaattaaatcaaattagtGACTAATGTTCTTTCATTTTGTTACCATTCACGCCTTCAAATAATTGTTGTTGCTGCAAATCTTTACATGGCATTAAACAACGTTATTCGGCGGTCTTTACTTACTGCCATTAATACTACCAATAATGTTGTTTATACCTCCCTGTTACTGTATTTTgtagcatcatcatcattcaatcAAACATATGTACtaattcattttatatttttgaagaaaatgaaaaagagagaatcaaatGATAGATGTATATGGATAATATTAAAGATAGTGTGACATGCCGTGCCGCCCAACATCTCACATGTGTTTTGATCTTTCTTAGGTTCGCAAAATTCGTAATTTGGCAACTTAGACGACAATTTTGACTGcatctatcatcatcatcatctaatatattttaattaatattccaACTTTGCttaaaaaagccaaaaaagatGTTTGCCAGAAAGCGTAGGAATATTCTGACAAGAATATGTTCCTTAGAGGAATCTTGAATGGGCTTTTgatattacaaagaaaataaggcCCAAAATGCATATTGTTGTTGCCCGTCGAAAACGCAGTGAAAATGGATCTCTAGAGAAATctgaagacaaaacaaaacaaacatctcTCTGTAGGGTTCATCTGAGTCTCGATCTCCTCCATCTCTCAGTCTCATCAGGTATTTGCCCAATCAATCCTATTCGAATTAATTGGATCTTCGATTTCTTTCATATTGATAGATCTGCTTTCAATTTGATGATATCGTCCCACGAGGACCAATCtcatctgttgttgttgttgctgtctGATATTCATTTTCATCTCTGTCTCTTGCAGTTTTTGACAGCCTCCGGTTAACTTTTCGCCATGTAAGCTTATTCCTTAAAACTCCCCCATACTATATTTTCTTACCACTTACCAATCTCAACATCATATTGAGTAGATGGATCTTATGTTTCCATAGGTCTCTCAGAATTTCTAGATTGGAACCAACCATTGGATACTTTTAGATTGTGCTCTATAGTATTTAGTGATCGATCCATTAGAGTCTCTAGCTATTACTAATTTTTACCTGCATATAATACTAttttttacatgatattattgGTTTTTGCCACATTTCTATAGATAAATCCATtatattccatttttttctttctttctggctTATGGTTTTGTTACTTATCTAACCTCTGTTATgggttttgaatattttcaggGCAGATGATGAAGTTGTCGATCCAAAGAAGTACCTTGAGGAATCTTGCAAACCAAAATGTGTGAAGCCACTACTCGAATATCAGGTAAACTGGCGATGTTGATGACATGATTATGAATTGTGTGATAAGTTCGAATCAGTGACGTTGTTTGTGAAGATCATTTGCTGAATGATACAAGTCTTGTTTGTAATTCTCAGGCTTGTGTCAAGAGAATCCAAAGTGATGACTCTGGCCACATGCATTGCACTGGCCAGTATTTCGACTACTACCATTGCATTGACAAATGTGTAAGTTACTTGAattatgcttcttttttttttgttttcgctgttcatcatcatatcttgttttacaattttgaatACTGAAATGAAAACTGGGTTTTGGGATCTCCAGGTTGCACCAAAGCTGTTTGCGAAATTAAAATGATAAAGTGGTGAAAGCTGGAGACTCTATTGTCTTAATTTTCCTACATGTGGTTTAAATTTGATGTATAAAATGCAGTGGATGTTGAACTTTTTTACTGCAAACCAGATTGCCAAAATGGCTCTGCTTCTCGGTTTTGTTTCCATCGCAAGTTTGcgcttattatatttttttttgctgctaCAGACGTTGTTACTTCGCTACTTGAGTCATTTCATGCCCCTAATAACAAGATGTGTGCCTTTCTTTCTTTGGTCTTATTGTCTTAGTCAATGCACTGACCTAATCACTAGGCTTGGAGAGTTTTcaataaaaagagagattttcaGGCCTTACAATGAGACCATTAGGATTAGTTATAGAGCACCATAAGGTATCCACTTTGAAATTTGCTGAGCTATAAAAGATATGACCACCAATGAATGATGGCAAggtggaagaagagagaataatAGTCGTTAGTGAAGTCACCTGTGTGACTCATAATCAAGATATGTGTGTTATGCAGCAACCCTTGTAAAAGGACAGTTTGGTGGAGTGTTGGACGTTTGGCCTGCGACGTCTGCATTTATACTGAATTTAATCTTTTCATGGCACGacactctctagtctctacagACATCATCTCCCATTTCACCCTTTTTATGTAAAGTTTCCATCGCAAGTTTGCGCTTGTTATGTTACTGTGCTAGTAACAAGAATGCGTCTTTTGTCGGTCGTGTTGTCTTACACAATGCATTGAACGAAATCATTAGGCCTGGAGTTTCAGTAAAGATTGATTTTTAAGCCTCCTGGTATTAGGCGGACTGGTACAATGGCCATTAGGATTACTTCGAGCGTGCCAAAATTTAGTCCTACATTTGGAGCATCTTGGGCCTTTATCAAGTGAAGAACAGTACGGTGGAGTGTGCGATCACATGCGACCGGAATCACCTGGTGAAATCACATGGAATTACTCGGAATCACATGGGACTTTCGGAATCAAGTGAAGAACAGTACGGTGGAGTGTGAGATGTATGTAGCCGCCACTTGTGAAGGACAGTTCTGGAGGAGTGTGACATGTATGGGCCATACAGTATGGCCCGCGGCGGCTGAATTATACTGAATCTTATCTTTCACACTCTACAGCAATAATGTTGACTCTCCCAATTTCATCATCTATTTAAGGGTTAGAAAGTGTAATACCTTCATACCATACCATTACATAGCCATGAAT
Coding sequences within:
- the LOC109128905 gene encoding cytochrome b-c1 complex subunit 6-like; this translates as MADDEVVDPKKYLEESCKPKCVKPLLEYQACVKRIQSDDSGHMHCTGQYFDYYHCIDKCVAPKLFAKLK